One part of the Leclercia sp. LSNIH1 genome encodes these proteins:
- a CDS encoding LysR family transcriptional regulator translates to MDKLRGMETFIAVVESGSFTGAAARLEMSAVMVGKYIAWLEAQLGTRLLERNTRRQSLTDAGRVWFEEAKRVIEQVAIAERSVERLRTAPAGTLRVTAPTSFGGCVIAPLTATFLQRFPEVRVELDLTNRMVDLVEEGVDLAIRIGDIHTEDLVAKYLCPYRMVICAAPDYLARHGTPQTPDDLVEHLCLSHTVWTARNEWRLPGVEGEVRWKRDAILRCNDGYGLRMAAIAGAGLLLQPEVLVADELANGRLIRVLEGYTPQPRPVHLLWRQDLRPLPKLTRFIEHIMQAQCGL, encoded by the coding sequence ATGGATAAGCTTCGCGGCATGGAGACCTTTATCGCGGTAGTGGAGAGCGGCAGCTTTACCGGTGCCGCCGCCCGGCTGGAGATGTCGGCGGTGATGGTCGGGAAGTATATCGCCTGGCTGGAGGCGCAGCTTGGCACCCGGCTGCTGGAGCGCAATACCCGCCGCCAGAGCCTGACTGACGCCGGACGGGTCTGGTTCGAAGAGGCAAAGCGGGTCATTGAGCAGGTCGCCATCGCTGAACGTTCGGTGGAGCGTCTGCGTACCGCGCCCGCGGGCACGCTGCGGGTGACTGCGCCCACCTCGTTCGGCGGGTGCGTGATTGCCCCGCTGACTGCCACCTTTTTGCAGCGTTTCCCGGAGGTGCGCGTCGAGCTGGATCTCACTAACCGGATGGTCGATCTGGTGGAGGAGGGGGTGGACCTCGCGATCCGCATTGGCGACATCCACACCGAGGATCTGGTGGCAAAATACCTCTGCCCGTACCGGATGGTGATCTGCGCCGCGCCGGACTACTTAGCCCGCCACGGCACGCCGCAAACGCCGGACGATCTGGTGGAGCATCTTTGTCTCTCTCATACCGTCTGGACCGCACGCAACGAGTGGCGGCTGCCGGGAGTGGAAGGGGAGGTGCGCTGGAAGCGCGATGCGATCCTGCGCTGTAACGACGGATACGGTCTGCGGATGGCGGCGATTGCCGGCGCGGGATTGCTGTTGCAACCGGAGGTGCTGGTGGCGGATGAGCTGGCGAATGGACGGCTGATACGTGTTTTAGAAGGTTACACACCACAACCCCGACCGGTGCACCTGTTATGGCGTCAGGATCTACGTCCGTTGCCGAAACTCACGCGGTTTATTGAGCATATTATGCAGGCACAGTGCGGTTTGTAA
- a CDS encoding short chain dehydrogenase encodes MKIVIIGASGTVGQAVTEELSRRHEVIRVGRTKGDHQVDITSQASVQALFEKIGPVDAIVSASGGLHFGPLSTMTDSEFNQGLQDKLLGQVRLALTGQHYLNEGGSITLISGIVAHEPIAQGVNATTVNVALEGFVRAAACELPRGIRINLISPTVLTESAEAYDGFFPGFESVPAATVAQAYRRSVEGVQSGRVYQVGY; translated from the coding sequence ATGAAAATCGTCATTATTGGTGCCAGCGGTACGGTCGGTCAGGCCGTTACAGAAGAGCTAAGCCGTCGTCATGAGGTCATTCGCGTGGGTCGTACAAAAGGCGATCATCAGGTAGATATCACCTCGCAGGCCAGCGTGCAGGCGCTGTTCGAAAAGATCGGTCCGGTGGATGCGATTGTCTCTGCCAGCGGCGGGCTGCACTTTGGCCCTCTGTCGACCATGACCGACAGCGAGTTTAACCAGGGATTGCAGGACAAATTGCTGGGCCAGGTGCGGCTGGCGCTCACCGGGCAGCACTATCTGAATGAGGGCGGGTCGATCACTTTGATCAGCGGCATCGTCGCCCACGAGCCTATCGCCCAGGGGGTGAATGCCACCACGGTAAACGTCGCGCTGGAAGGCTTTGTCCGCGCCGCCGCCTGCGAACTGCCGCGCGGGATCCGCATCAACCTGATTAGCCCGACGGTACTCACCGAATCGGCTGAAGCCTACGACGGTTTCTTCCCGGGCTTCGAAAGCGTGCCCGCCGCAACGGTCGCCCAGGCCTATCGCCGCAGCGTGGAAGGGGTACAGAGCGGACGGGTGTATCAGGTAGGGTATTGA
- a CDS encoding transketolase family protein yields the protein MSQTTEKKPRLTTSAMIASIAEEGQETRAAPFGHALVKLAEQRPEIVGMTADLSKYTDLHIFAQAHPERFFQMGMAEQLLMGAAGGMAKEGFIPFATTYAVFATRRAYDFIHQVIAEEHLNVKICAALPGLTTGYGPSHQATEDLAIMRGIPGMTIIDPCDAIDTEQAVPAMAEHDGPVYMRLLRGKVPVVLDQYNYQFKIGKAALLEEGSDVLIIASGLMTMRALEAAKQLRKDNISVAVLHSPTIKPLDEETILAQAAKPGRLVVVAENHSSVGGLCEAVASLLMRNRVQVDFDTVALPDAFLDAGALPTLHDRYGISTAAMVEKIRRRL from the coding sequence ATGAGCCAGACCACCGAGAAAAAACCGCGTTTAACCACCTCGGCGATGATCGCCTCTATTGCCGAAGAGGGGCAGGAGACCCGCGCCGCGCCGTTCGGCCACGCGCTGGTGAAGCTGGCGGAGCAGCGCCCGGAGATCGTCGGCATGACGGCGGATCTCTCAAAATATACCGACCTGCATATCTTTGCCCAGGCGCACCCCGAGCGCTTCTTCCAGATGGGGATGGCGGAGCAACTGCTGATGGGCGCCGCGGGCGGGATGGCGAAAGAGGGCTTTATCCCCTTCGCCACCACCTACGCGGTGTTTGCCACCCGCCGCGCCTATGACTTTATTCATCAGGTGATTGCCGAAGAGCACCTGAACGTGAAGATCTGCGCCGCGCTGCCAGGGCTGACCACCGGTTACGGCCCCAGCCATCAGGCGACGGAAGATCTCGCCATTATGCGCGGCATTCCGGGCATGACGATTATCGATCCCTGTGATGCGATAGACACCGAGCAGGCGGTACCGGCCATGGCAGAGCACGATGGCCCGGTCTATATGCGCCTGCTGCGCGGCAAGGTGCCGGTGGTGCTGGACCAGTACAACTACCAGTTCAAAATCGGCAAAGCCGCGCTGCTGGAGGAGGGGAGCGATGTGCTGATTATCGCCTCCGGCCTGATGACCATGCGGGCGCTGGAAGCGGCGAAGCAGCTGCGTAAGGATAACATCAGCGTGGCGGTGCTCCACTCGCCCACCATCAAGCCGCTGGACGAGGAGACCATTCTGGCGCAGGCGGCGAAGCCGGGCAGGCTGGTGGTAGTGGCGGAAAACCACAGCAGCGTGGGTGGCCTGTGCGAGGCGGTGGCGTCACTGCTGATGCGCAACCGGGTGCAGGTCGATTTTGATACCGTCGCGCTGCCGGACGCCTTCCTCGACGCCGGAGCGCTGCCGACCCTGCACGATCGCTACGGGATCTCCACCGCGGCGATGGTGGAAAAAATCCGCCGCAGGCTCTGA
- a CDS encoding transketolase, translating into MTDTTIQQVAAAAWRIRRYALRMGEVQGQGYIGQALGYADVLATAFAYGMTFKPDEPEWEGRDRFLLSHGHYAIACYAALIEAGIIPEEELETYGADDSRLPMSGMATYTPGMEISGGSLGQGLSIGVGMALGLKHKGSDAWVVNSMSDGELDEGSTWEAAMSAAHHGLSNLIVLVDINRQQADGNSHKILGFEPLEDKWTSFGWYVQRVNGNDAPALVAAFDNAKRYPENQPRVILCDTLMGKGVPFLEQRDKNHFIRVDADEWQKALAVLDANKPEGVQ; encoded by the coding sequence ATGACTGATACCACGATTCAACAGGTCGCTGCCGCCGCGTGGCGCATCCGCCGCTATGCCCTGCGGATGGGCGAAGTGCAGGGGCAGGGCTATATCGGGCAGGCGCTGGGCTACGCCGACGTGCTGGCTACCGCCTTTGCCTACGGCATGACCTTTAAGCCCGACGAGCCGGAGTGGGAAGGGCGCGACCGCTTCCTGCTCTCCCACGGCCACTACGCCATCGCCTGCTACGCGGCGCTGATCGAGGCGGGCATTATTCCCGAAGAGGAGCTGGAGACCTACGGCGCCGACGACAGCCGCCTGCCGATGTCCGGCATGGCTACCTACACACCGGGCATGGAGATCTCCGGCGGCTCGCTGGGGCAGGGCCTGAGCATCGGCGTGGGCATGGCCCTGGGACTGAAGCACAAGGGGAGTGATGCCTGGGTGGTGAACTCCATGTCCGACGGCGAGCTGGACGAAGGCTCCACCTGGGAAGCGGCGATGTCCGCCGCCCACCACGGCCTGTCGAACCTGATCGTGCTGGTGGATATCAACCGCCAGCAGGCCGACGGCAACTCCCACAAAATCCTCGGCTTTGAGCCGCTGGAAGATAAGTGGACCTCGTTTGGCTGGTACGTGCAGCGGGTCAACGGCAACGACGCGCCGGCGCTGGTGGCGGCGTTCGATAACGCGAAGCGCTATCCGGAGAATCAGCCCCGCGTCATTCTCTGCGACACCCTGATGGGCAAGGGGGTGCCTTTCCTTGAGCAGCGCGACAAGAACCATTTTATCCGCGTGGATGCTGACGAGTGGCAAAAAGCGCTCGCGGTGCTGGACGCGAACAAACCGGAAGGAGTGCAGTGA